The following DNA comes from Castor canadensis chromosome 4, mCasCan1.hap1v2, whole genome shotgun sequence.
GTCCtcggccacaagccaaggagtgCCAAGGCTGCAGGCCAGCTCCAGAGCCAGGAGAGGCCACACAGATTCTCCTCTGACCCTTCCGGAGAGCACGGCTCTCTCTGCAacaccttggtcttggacttctggcctcccaAATTGTGGGAGAATAAATAAAGGTCTTGTTGTAAGCCACTAGCTCTGTGGTAACTTGTTAGGAAACTAGTCTAGGAGGGAGGGAAAGCAGGAGGGAAGGTTATGatggaaaaaaggaacaaaatcagTCTAATGTGTACAACTGAAGTGTAAAGACAATGGAGTGACAGTCACCAGTCAGCTGGCCGGGGTCTTTTTGCTCTACCCAGGAGGAAATCACGAGTAGGTGATTCCAGTGCTGGCAGGCCTGGGCCCTCAAGGGCCGGCCCAGAGGATAGACTGGTGGACCCAGAGTTTATAGCTCCAAACTCTGAGACCCAGAGGCCAATTCCTTTGGTCTTTAGAAGCTGGCGACTTGTGGTGTGGTGCTCAGGTGAGCGGTTCATGGCTCTGGGATTGAACCACCAGAACCCCAGCAGGGGCTGAGCGGTGTTACAGCCCCTGAGCAGGCCTTGAGGGTTGGTGTCCCCCCCTCCACAGTGGCTCCTGTTACAGCTTTCAGGCCTAGGGTGTCAGGACCCTTGGCCCTTAAGGCTTGGCAgctccttttctgtctttcttccatCTTGGCTTTGGACTTCAGCTGCTCTCTTGCTGCTACAGCTGCACCTCCACCACTGCTGCTGCTCCAGGGCCACTTTTGGTATCTCCTTTGCATCTTACCAACTCGGCCCACGCTGCTaataataaagatcaaaagtaggcaagaaaaggacagaaagaagccTTTTATTGAGCCTAACGTTGCAAAACCAAGGGGCAGCACAGGAGGGTGCCCCTTGGCTGACTAGAAAAGTGAGCAGAGCCAGGTGTCcctgtctcatgcctataatcctagctactcagaaggcagagatcaggaggactgctgttggaagccagcccaggcaaatagttctccagaccctatctcaaaaaaaaaaaaaaaaaaaaaatcacaaagaagggtggagtggcgcaaggtataggctctgaattcaaataccagaatcacaattaaaaaacaaaggctGAGCAGCCTTCTTATATAGTCACAAAGGGGGGTGTGGCAAAGGCGTTTGCACCTATCACAGCAGACCTTTATGCAAATGAGGGGCTGTGCTTACACCAATCACAGGCTTTCTCCTGGGTCACCTTGGGAAGTGCTGCCCCTCTGGCCTGGGAGGGAATGGCTGTGGACCCCTCAGATCCAGTTTCTCCAGAGAGGAGCATCAATCTTATTTTGGGAAAGGGCTTCCCAGCCCAGCTATGGGAGGTGAAGCAGTCATAGGGTCAGGTCACTCAGGACAGCCTGAGCCCCGGGTTCCCAGCCCCACTGCTCACCCATGGCTGTGGTTACAACGCCCTTGGAGTTACTGTGGTGAGTTGCACTATTTTCACGACGTTCTTCCACCCCACCTGTGGGAGAGGACATTCCACACTGCCCACCTGTGGATGGGGCTGGTCCACGGGACTTGCTTCAGCCAGTGACAGGTGTGCAGAAGGCTGGTCCTTCCACCGGCTCCAGGAAGAAGCGGGAATGAGAGCAGGTTGTGAACAGCGTGGCAGAGGATCCACAGCGAACAGGGCACCCTGGTAGGAAAGAAGACTCAGCTGCTGCGGCTACTGTGATCCCTGAGCTGTTTGTTACACAAGCCCGAGGTGACTGACAGCTACTTCTGCTCAGCCACTTCCATCCTGTAGCCTTCAGCTGAAGATAGTGGAAAACAGTAAAATCCTTCTTCACTcttgtctcccctccccccagctttTTTTATTCTGATGGTTTTAAAGCTCtttgctggacatggtggtgcagacctataattccagcacccaggaggctgaggcagatggatctcaaattcaaggccagctatGTAGGGAGATTCTGTctccaataaagaaataaataaaaatggaaaaagtccttcattgtcattttatttatgaatttatttttggtgggataggggcttgaactcagggctcggTGCTCTGCcaattaagccacacctccagtccaactcTGCTCTGGTcactttggaaatggagtcttgagaactagttgcccgggctggcctcaaaccaggatcctcctaatcGCAGCctccccaaatagctaggattacagaagtaatACTGGCACTCAGTCCTTCATTGTCATTTTAGAACGCCAGGAGCCAGGTTTAACTAGGATTGTGATTACCACTGACTGCTCTTGTCACTTTACATCGGCATCTGTGCGGACTTCACACATTCTCAGTGGCTTGTCTGCCTCCATTGGTACTGACAGTCAATCATCCTTTCAGAGAGGACTGTGGGGAAAATTCCCTGGGTCTTTGTGGGTTTGCAAATGTCTTATCTACTCCAGGGGCTTACAAGAGTACTGATTAGGATATATTTGAAGCTATTGGGACAGATCAGAGGGACCCACCTCTCCCTAGCCCCATCCACAGGTGGGCAGTGTGGAATGTCCTCTCCCACAGGTGGGGTGGAAGAACGTCGTGAAAATAGTGCAACTCACCACAGTAACTCCAAGGGCGTTGTAACCACAGCCATGGGTGAGCAGTGG
Coding sequences within:
- the LOC141422704 gene encoding uncharacterized protein isoform X2, which produces MWLLVVFLHFLKSQSFPETQRPMNLALHQSARPIPFPTVPMTSSHGLTTAGAAAFDLRTAQFKGHSTLQGRQQPCRSCVFSEQPVLHAIGLSERRGLPDVGRRVPCSLWILCHAVHNLLSFPLLPGAGGRTSLLHTCHWLKQVPWTSPIHSSVGRVGKMQRRYQKWPWSSSSGGGAAVAAREQLKSKAKMEERQKRSCQALRAKGPDTLGLKAVTGATVEGGTPTLKACSGAVTPLSPCWGSGGSIPEP
- the LOC141422704 gene encoding uncharacterized protein isoform X3; the protein is MNLALHQSARPIPFPTVPMTSSHGLTTAGAAAFDLRTAQFKGHSTLQGRQQPCRSCVFSEQPVLHAIGLSERRGLPDVGRRVPCSLWILCHAVHNLLSFPLLPGAGGRTSLLHTCHWLKQVPWTSPIHSSVGRVGKMQRRYQKWPWSSSSGGGAAVAAREQLKSKAKMEERQKRSCQALRAKGPDTLGLKAVTGATVEGGTPTLKACSGAVTPLSPCWGSGGSIPEP
- the LOC141422704 gene encoding uncharacterized protein isoform X1 yields the protein MTPCVCLPSAGITVWLLVVFLHFLKSQSFPETQRPMNLALHQSARPIPFPTVPMTSSHGLTTAGAAAFDLRTAQFKGHSTLQGRQQPCRSCVFSEQPVLHAIGLSERRGLPDVGRRVPCSLWILCHAVHNLLSFPLLPGAGGRTSLLHTCHWLKQVPWTSPIHSSVGRVGKMQRRYQKWPWSSSSGGGAAVAAREQLKSKAKMEERQKRSCQALRAKGPDTLGLKAVTGATVEGGTPTLKACSGAVTPLSPCWGSGGSIPEP